Below is a window of Streptomyces genisteinicus DNA.
GCCGTCCTGGTCCAGGACTACCACCTGGCCCTGACCCCCGGCATGCTGCGCGAGCTCCGCCCGGACCTGCGGATCGGCCATTTCTCGCACACCCCGTGGGCGCCCCCCGAGTACTTCGGCCTGCTGCCCGACGACATCGCCGGGGAACTGCTGCGCGGAATGCTCGGCGCGGACCGGCTCGGCTTCCTCACCGAGCGCTGGGCCGACGCGTTCACCGACTGCTGCGACCGCGTGGTCGGCGGCACCGGCCGGACCGAGACCGGCGTCCACGGTCTGGGCGCCGACGCCGACTTCCTGCGCGAACGCGCCCACCGCCCGGACGTCGGCACCCGCCTCGCCGAACTGCGCGAGGCCGTCGGCCCGGACCGCCGCACCGTCGTCCGCGTCGACCGCACCGAACTCTCCAAGAACATCGTGCGCGGGCTGCTCGCCTACCGGGAGCTCCTGGAGACGCGGCCCGAGTGGCGCGAGCGGGTCGTGCACATCGCGCTCGCCTACCCGTCGCGGCAGGACCTCGCCGTCTACCGCGACTACACGGCCGAGGTCTCCCGCCTGGCCGCGGAGATCAACGACACCTACGGGACGCCCGGCTGGACGCCGGTCGTCGTCCACGTCAAGGACGACTTCGCCCGCTCGCTGGCCGCCTACCGCATGGCCGACGTGGCGCTGGTCAACCCGATCCGCGACGGCATGAACCTCGTCGCCAAGGAGGTCCCCGTGGTCTCCGACGCAGGCTGCGCCCTCGTCCTGTCCCGGGAGGCGGGCGCCCACGCGGAGCTCGGCGAGTTCGCGATCACCGTCAACCCGTACGACGTCACGGCCACGGCGGACGCGCTCCACCGCGCCCTCACGATGCCGCCCGCGGAACGCGCCGACCGCACCAAGCACCTGGCCGCCGCCGCGACCGCCCTCCCGCCCCGCCGCTGGTTCCTCGACCAACTGGAGGCCCTGCGGTCCCTGTGAGGGGGCACGGCCCCGCCCAGGAGGCCCCCGCCCGCGGGCTACTCCAGCCGCTCCGCGACGCCCGCCAGGAAGTCCGCCACCGCGCCCGGCCCCGGCACCACCAGGTCAGCGCGCTCCGCGAGTTCCGGGACCTCGCCGCCGCTGCACAGCAGCAGCCCGGGGGTCCCGTCCGAGCGGAGTTTGTCGACGGCGGCGTACGCGGCGAGGTCGCCGAGGTCGTCCCCCGCGTAGAGGACGGACGTCGCACCCGCCTCCCGCACGTACTCGGCGAGCGCCACGCCCTTGTCCATGCCCGGGGGCCGCAGTTCGAGGACCATGCGGCCGGGCTCCAGCACGAGCCCGTGGCGGGACGCGAGGGCCGCGAGCGGCTCCCGCAGGGCGTCGAACGCCGCCTGCGGATCCTCCGCGCGGCGGGTGTGGACGGCGACCGCGCGGCCCTTCTCCTCGATCCAGGTGCCCTGCCACGCGCCGATCCCGTCCAGGTATCCGGGCAGTTCGGCGCGGACCGCGGCGACCCCCGGGTGCGGGGCGGGCGCGGTCACGGTGCCCGTCGCCGCGTCCCAGCGTTCGGCGCCGTAGTGGCCGAGCACCACCAGCCCGCCGAGTCCCGCGGCGCCGGCGAAGCCGCCGTAGCGCACGGCGACCGAGGCGGGCCGGCCGGTGAGGACGACGACCGAACCGACGTGCGGCGCAAGCGCGGCCAGCGCGGGCACGGCCCGCTCGTGGGCGCGGGCCTGTTCGGGGTCGGGGACGATGTCGGCGAGGGTGCCGTCGAAGTCGAGGGCGACGACGGCGCCGGACGGACGGCCGAGGATCGCCGCCAGGCCGTCACGGCCGGCGGGGGTGGACGGCGTCGGCATGGTGTGTGCGTACGGGGAGCTGCCCATGCCACCCGACCCTATCGGCGACTTCGCCTGGCGTCCCTCACACGGCGAAGCCGGTTGACGGTCACCGGGTCGTGGGCGAGGGCCCGCCGGTCGTCGAGGAGGGCGTTGAGCAGCTGGTAGTACCGGACCGGCGACATCCCGAGCTGCTCCCGTATCGCCCGCTCCTTGGCGCCGGGTCCCGGCCACGAGCGCCGCTCCATGGCGAGAACGGCGCTCTCGCGGTCGCTGAGGGCGCCGGGCGGGGCGGGGCTGACGGACTCGTCGGTCATACGATCCAAAATATCGCCGCCCGGCGACACCCCGGCCCCCGCTGCCCCGCCGCCTGCTGCCCCGGCGCCCCCGCCCCGGCTACTCCGCCGCCTCGGCCGCCGACGCGTCGCGCTGGATCGCACCGAGCGTCGCCGCGGGGCTGCCGCCGGGCGCGACCGCCTGGCCGACCTTCTTCTTGATGCTCTCGCTGACCGCGGCCCAGGACGTCTTGCCCACGGGCGGCAGCTCGGACTCCGGGAGCTCCGCGAGGAACTCCTTCAGGTCCCGGTGCTCCGGGTCCTGCTCCATCGCCTCGGAGGCCGAGACGGTCACCGGCAGCAGATCGTTCTGGCCGGCGAAGGCGAGGACGTTGTCGTCGCTGAAGACGAAGTCCAGGAACTCGCCGATCTCCTCGCGGTGGCCGTTCTCCTTGAAGCCCATGATCCAGTCGGCGACGCCCATGGACGACTTGGACTGCCCGTCCCGCCCCGGCAGGGCGACGGCCCCGACCTCGACGCCCTTGTTCCGCGCGGCCTGCATCAGCGAGGGGTGGCCGTTGAGCATGCCCACCTCGCCCCGGGTGAACGCGGCGAAGGCGTCCTTGCGGTTCAGCTCGGCGGGCGCGACGGGGCCGGTCAGGCCCGGCTCGACCAGGTTGTCCCGGAGCCACTCGAAGGTGGCGACGTTGGCCTTGGAGTCGATCTGGTAGGTGTCGACCGCGTCGGTGTACCCGGCGCCTCCGCTGAGCAGCCACATCATCGTCTCGGCCTGCGCCTCCTCCGGGCCGAGCGGCAGCGCGAACGGATAGGTGGCGTCCGTGCCGGCCTTGAGGCTACGGGCGTCGGCGGCGAGTTCGCCCCAGGTCCGCGGAGCCTTCTCGATGCCCGCCTCGGCGAACAGCTCCTTGTTGTAGAAGAGCAGTCGCGTGGAGGCGGCGAAGGGCAGCCCGTACTGGGTCTGCTGCTGCTCGCCCGCGTCGGTGAGCGGGACGAGGAAGTTGGACTGCACGGGGATGGAGAGCAGCTGGTCCGCGGAGTAGAGCAGGTCGTCGTCCGCGTAGTCGGCGTAGGCGCCGATCTGCGCGATGTCGGGGGCGTCCCCGGCCTTCACCATCTCGGCGACCGTGCGGTCGACGTCGTTCCAGGACTCGATGCGCACGTCGACCTCGATGCCGGGGTGCTCGGCCTCGAAGGCGGCGGTGAGATCCGCCCAGTACTTCTTGCTGCTCTCGCCGCCCGCCACGTCGTAGTCGGCGGCGACCAGCCGGAGGGTGACGCCGTCCGATCCGCCGTCGCCGCCGCAGCCGGCCAGCGAGACCGTCATGCCCAGCGCGGCGACCGCCGCGGTCAGACCTATGAAAGGCCGCTTCACAGCTCTCCCCACCCTCTGCCGTTGGTTGCGCGATATGCCCCGTCCGGCACGAGTCGTCCCCGCTGCCGCCCTGCGGAACGAACGTAGATTCTCCCATGCGAGCCCATGAGGTCTACACCACTGCGGGTCTCGCTTCGGCAACGCGCGCCCCGGCGTGCGACGGGCGCACAGATCACCCGTTTGTATGCACTGGTAACAATCTCGGTGAGTGGACTAGACCTATTCCGGGTAGAGGGGCAAGACTGTCCCCGTGAGACATGTCATCGCCCTCGATGTGGGCGGCACCGGTATGAAGGCCGCCCTCGTCGGCGCGGACGGGACCCTGCTGCACGAGGCGCGGCGGGCGACCGGGCGGGAGCGCGGCCCCGAAGCCGTCGTGGAGTCGATCCTCTCCTTCGCCGAGGACCTCCACGCCCACGGCCTGAAGCACTTCGGGCAGGCGGCCGAGGCCGCCGGCGTGGCCGTGCCCGGCATCGTCGACGCCGAGGCGGGCATCGCCGTCTACGCCGCCAACCTCGGGTGGCGCGACCTGCCGCTGCGGGACCTGGTGAGCGGACGCCTCGGCGGCGTCCCCGTCGCCCTCGGACACGACGTGCGCACCGGCGGCCTCGCCGAGGGCCGCATCGGCGCCGGACGGGGAACCGACCGCTTCCTCTTCGTGCCGCTCGGCACCGGCATCGCGGGCGCCATCGGGATCGACGGGGTCATCGAGGCCGGGGCGCACGGCTGCGCCGGCGAGATCGGGCACATCGTGGTCCGCCCCGGCGGTCCCGACTGCGGCTGCGGACAGCGCGGCTGCCTGGAGACGCTCGCCTCCGCCTCCGCCGTCACCCGCGCCTGGGCCGCCGCCTCCGGCGACCCGCTGGCGGACGCCGCCGACTGCGCGAAGGCCGTCGCGTCGGGCGACGAACGGGCCGTCGCCGTGTGGCGGGACGCCGTCGGCGCCCTCGCGGACGGACTGGTGACCGCGCTCACCCTGCTGGACCCCAGGACCCTGATCATCGGTGGCGGGCTCGCCGAGGCGGGGGAAACCTTGTTCACACCGCTGCGGGCCGCGGTCGAGGAACGCGTCACCTTCCAGAAACTGCCCGCGATCGTCCCGGCGGCCCTCGGGGACACCGCCGGATGCCTGGGCGCAGGGCTGCTCGCCTGGGATCTACTCGCCACGGAGGTAACCGACTGATGGCCGCTCGCGCCACAGCCACCGTACTGGCCGGAGCCCGCGTGGTGCTGCCGACCGGGACCGTCGAGAACGGACGGGTCATCGTCGAGGGCACGCGGATCGCCGGCGCGGCAGCCGCGGACACCCCGGTGACCGACCTGTCCGGCCACTGGCTCGTCCCCGGCTTCGTCGACATCCACAACCACGGCGGCGGCGGCGCCTCCTTCACCTCCGGCACCGCCGACGAGGTACTCAAGGGCGTCGAGACCCACCGGCGGCACGGCACGACCACCCTGGTCGCCTCCACCGTCACCGGCGAGATGGACTTCCTCGCCCACCGGGCCGGGTTCCTCTCCGAACTCGTCGAGCAGGGGGATCTCGCCGGCATCCACTTCGAGGGCCCGTTCATCTCCCCGTGCCGCAAGGGCGCCCACAGCGAGTCCCTGCTGCGCGACCCCGACCCGGCCGAGGTCCGCAAGCTGCTCGACGCGGCCCGCGGCACAGCGAAGATGGTCACCCTCGCCACCGAACTCCCCGGCGGCATCGACTCCGTGCGGCTGCTGGCCGAGCACGGCGTGATCGCGGCGATCGGC
It encodes the following:
- a CDS encoding ROK family protein, with product MRHVIALDVGGTGMKAALVGADGTLLHEARRATGRERGPEAVVESILSFAEDLHAHGLKHFGQAAEAAGVAVPGIVDAEAGIAVYAANLGWRDLPLRDLVSGRLGGVPVALGHDVRTGGLAEGRIGAGRGTDRFLFVPLGTGIAGAIGIDGVIEAGAHGCAGEIGHIVVRPGGPDCGCGQRGCLETLASASAVTRAWAAASGDPLADAADCAKAVASGDERAVAVWRDAVGALADGLVTALTLLDPRTLIIGGGLAEAGETLFTPLRAAVEERVTFQKLPAIVPAALGDTAGCLGAGLLAWDLLATEVTD
- a CDS encoding alpha,alpha-trehalose-phosphate synthase (UDP-forming), producing the protein MVNDLAQILVASNRGPVSYTTTGAGELEARRGGGGLVSGLSAIDSGEQSLWVCAALGDGDREAVRRGVGEPGVRMLDIDPAVHSAAYNGIANSVLWFVHHMLYQTPLEPVFDQEFRSQWDSYRAYNRAFAEALAEAAAPEAAVLVQDYHLALTPGMLRELRPDLRIGHFSHTPWAPPEYFGLLPDDIAGELLRGMLGADRLGFLTERWADAFTDCCDRVVGGTGRTETGVHGLGADADFLRERAHRPDVGTRLAELREAVGPDRRTVVRVDRTELSKNIVRGLLAYRELLETRPEWRERVVHIALAYPSRQDLAVYRDYTAEVSRLAAEINDTYGTPGWTPVVVHVKDDFARSLAAYRMADVALVNPIRDGMNLVAKEVPVVSDAGCALVLSREAGAHAELGEFAITVNPYDVTATADALHRALTMPPAERADRTKHLAAAATALPPRRWFLDQLEALRSL
- a CDS encoding DUF3263 domain-containing protein, with protein sequence MTDESVSPAPPGALSDRESAVLAMERRSWPGPGAKERAIREQLGMSPVRYYQLLNALLDDRRALAHDPVTVNRLRRVRDARRSRR
- a CDS encoding extracellular solute-binding protein, translated to MGRAVKRPFIGLTAAVAALGMTVSLAGCGGDGGSDGVTLRLVAADYDVAGGESSKKYWADLTAAFEAEHPGIEVDVRIESWNDVDRTVAEMVKAGDAPDIAQIGAYADYADDDLLYSADQLLSIPVQSNFLVPLTDAGEQQQTQYGLPFAASTRLLFYNKELFAEAGIEKAPRTWGELAADARSLKAGTDATYPFALPLGPEEAQAETMMWLLSGGAGYTDAVDTYQIDSKANVATFEWLRDNLVEPGLTGPVAPAELNRKDAFAAFTRGEVGMLNGHPSLMQAARNKGVEVGAVALPGRDGQSKSSMGVADWIMGFKENGHREEIGEFLDFVFSDDNVLAFAGQNDLLPVTVSASEAMEQDPEHRDLKEFLAELPESELPPVGKTSWAAVSESIKKKVGQAVAPGGSPAATLGAIQRDASAAEAAE
- the otsB gene encoding trehalose-phosphatase translates to MGSSPYAHTMPTPSTPAGRDGLAAILGRPSGAVVALDFDGTLADIVPDPEQARAHERAVPALAALAPHVGSVVVLTGRPASVAVRYGGFAGAAGLGGLVVLGHYGAERWDAATGTVTAPAPHPGVAAVRAELPGYLDGIGAWQGTWIEEKGRAVAVHTRRAEDPQAAFDALREPLAALASRHGLVLEPGRMVLELRPPGMDKGVALAEYVREAGATSVLYAGDDLGDLAAYAAVDKLRSDGTPGLLLCSGGEVPELAERADLVVPGPGAVADFLAGVAERLE